In the Pectinatus sottacetonis genome, TACATTTACTCCTGCGGCAATCAGGCGTTAATTCTTCAGCCGCAGCTTTTTTATATTCACTTAATAAAAATTCTTTTCTTACCCCCGGAGTTGTATAATCCCATGGCAGTTTTTCTGTAACATCACGTGTACGCAAATTATATTGATTAGGTTCAACACCGATTTCCTCAAAAGCCTGCATCCACGTTTTAAAATTAAACATTTCACTCCAGCCATCAAATTTAGCACCTTTTTTATAAGCCAGATAAATGACTTTTGCCAGACGCCTGTCACCACGCGAAATTATTCCTTCTAAAATACTTGTAGAAGCATCATGATAATTGAAATGTATTGCCTTATTCTTTATATTAGCCTTTAACAATCGCTGCTTCCGCTCAAATTCTTCCTTACTGTTCTGCCCAAACCATTGAAAAGGAGTATAAGGTTTAGGTACAAAACAGGATACACTGACTGTTACTTTAACATCACGACGGCTCTTGACTTTTTTATACAAATCAACAACCTTTTCCGCTAATTCAGCTATGCCAATAAGATCTTCATCGGTTTCAGTAGGCAACCCCATCATAAAATACAATTTTACTGTTTTCCATCCATGCTCAAAAGCAGCAGCACAGGCTCGCAGCAGATCAGCTTCTGTAACGCCTTTATTTATAACATCACGCAGTCTTTGTGTTCCTGCCTCTGGTGCAAAAGTAAGACCACTTTTTCTTGTTGTCTGAAGTTTATGGGCTATATCTATGGAAAAACTGTCAATCCGCAATGAAGGCAGAGAAAAATTCATTTTTTCTCCAGCATATTCATCGATCAGGTTCTCAATCAATACCGGCAGACAGGAATAATCTGCTGAACTCAATGACGTTAATGACATTTCATCATAACCTGTGTTATCAATCATTTTTTTTGCCAGAGCATACAAAGTTTCTCTACGTCGTTCACGCACTGGCCTATATTCTATTCCTGCTTGACAAAATCGACAACCGCGGCTGCAGCCGCGAAAAAGTTCTAGCATCAATCTATCATGAACAATATTTATATATGGCACAATTGGTTTTTCAATACTGGGAATATCATCCATATTTTTTATTACACGTTTTTTTATCACTTTAGGTATATCAGGAAAAAGCGGTACTAGTTCTTTAAAAACCCCTTTTTCATTATATTCAGCCCGATAAAAAGATGGCACATATATTCCCCTTATTGCAGCAAGCCGATGCAAAAGTTCCTGCCTGTCATGCGTTTTTGTTTCTTTATCCCATGTTATAAATTCTGTTACTACTTCATTTATAACTTCTTCACCCTCACCAATAATAAAAAAGTCAAAAAAATCGGCTATTGGTTCCACATTATAGACACAGGGACCACCGCCGACAATGAAAGGTTCATAATTCTTTCGCTCTTTAGAAAGTATTGAAATACCCGCTAGATCAAGCATATTCAGTATATTAGTATAACTTAATTCATATTGTAACGTAAACCCGACAAAATCAAATTTTCCTAATTCAGTAAATGATTCCAGAGTATATAGAGGAATATTATTTTGTCGCATTTTTTCTTCCATATCAGGCCATGGTGTATATACTCGTTCCGCTGCTGTATCATTTCGCTTATTTAATATTTCATATAAAATCTTCAGTCCCAAATTGGACATTCCCACTTCATATACATCAGGCATTGACAAAGCAAATTTACAGGCAATTTTATCTAAATCCTTACACACTGCATTTACTTCACCACCTGTATAACGAGCTGGTTTGCTGACCGCCTGTAAAATAGACGGAGATAATTTTATCATACTATTATTTCATTCCTATCATTTATCAAAAAAGCTGCTGCCAAAATCTGCATAGGCAGTAGCTTTATGTTTATAAACTGGCACATATTATTAATTTATTACATCTATCATTCATTTTTTTTCCCTTGGGCCTGCCTCGTATCACCACTGCCATCATCATTAAGTCCATTTTTAGCCTGTTGAACCACTTCTAAAATATTACCCAAATTTCCCAAAAGATGATCAAATACCTGATTAGCATAATGCAATGAATCATTCTTCAAATCATCTGAATGCTCTATAGTCTTATCCATAATTTCTTTTGCCTGCACTCGTGCCTGTTCTACAATCTGATCTTCTGCCGTCATTTTGGT is a window encoding:
- a CDS encoding TIGR03960 family B12-binding radical SAM protein, whose product is MIKLSPSILQAVSKPARYTGGEVNAVCKDLDKIACKFALSMPDVYEVGMSNLGLKILYEILNKRNDTAAERVYTPWPDMEEKMRQNNIPLYTLESFTELGKFDFVGFTLQYELSYTNILNMLDLAGISILSKERKNYEPFIVGGGPCVYNVEPIADFFDFFIIGEGEEVINEVVTEFITWDKETKTHDRQELLHRLAAIRGIYVPSFYRAEYNEKGVFKELVPLFPDIPKVIKKRVIKNMDDIPSIEKPIVPYINIVHDRLMLELFRGCSRGCRFCQAGIEYRPVRERRRETLYALAKKMIDNTGYDEMSLTSLSSADYSCLPVLIENLIDEYAGEKMNFSLPSLRIDSFSIDIAHKLQTTRKSGLTFAPEAGTQRLRDVINKGVTEADLLRACAAAFEHGWKTVKLYFMMGLPTETDEDLIGIAELAEKVVDLYKKVKSRRDVKVTVSVSCFVPKPYTPFQWFGQNSKEEFERKQRLLKANIKNKAIHFNYHDASTSILEGIISRGDRRLAKVIYLAYKKGAKFDGWSEMFNFKTWMQAFEEIGVEPNQYNLRTRDVTEKLPWDYTTPGVRKEFLLSEYKKAAAEELTPDCRRSKCIGCGICQELGVDIVDWKGNNDDDISRRDN
- a CDS encoding ATP synthase subunit B family protein, with amino-acid sequence MAINALLDELENLVVDARRLVFTNKCIIEEDDIMRLINGLRKELPQTIKSAEDVIRTKQMILDDAKNEAAKIVEQAKVYATKMTAEDQIVEQARVQAKEIMDKTIEHSDDLKNDSLHYANQVFDHLLGNLGNILEVVQQAKNGLNDDGSGDTRQAQGKKNE